One Elusimicrobiota bacterium genomic region harbors:
- a CDS encoding winged helix-turn-helix domain-containing protein → MLESLFGNKTTERILFFIERYGEGYPNKIANTFGIRVNAVQQQMRRLENGGIVVSRLMGRVRIYQFNPRYPFVGELKALIKKAFAFLPESEMQKYYMLRTRPRKAGKPI, encoded by the coding sequence ATGCTAGAATCATTATTTGGAAATAAAACCACTGAACGCATTTTGTTTTTTATTGAGCGCTACGGGGAAGGCTATCCCAATAAGATAGCCAATACTTTTGGTATCCGCGTAAATGCGGTTCAGCAGCAGATGAGGCGGCTTGAAAATGGCGGGATAGTTGTGAGCCGTCTAATGGGAAGGGTAAGAATTTACCAGTTTAACCCAAGGTATCCGTTTGTAGGGGAGTTAAAAGCGCTTATCAAGAAAGCATTTGCATTCTTGCCCGAAAGCGAGATGCAGAAATATTACATGCTTCGCACAAGGCCGCGGAAAGCAGGTAAGCCTATTTGA
- a CDS encoding CDGSH iron-sulfur domain-containing protein: MAEKKNLKAKIKITKNGPYTVSGSVPLGKEIIISDESGVPKSWKAGEKYPDQESYVLCRCGQSKNKPFCDGAHLKNGFDGTETADKTKYSEQAQVIEGRDLILTDAQDLCAVGRFCHRGGSAWELALRSDRPESKKMAIADACDCPSGRLVAWEKGSKKRIEPNFKIQISLVEDPFRRQSGPLWVKGGIPVQSEDGTLYEIRNRVTLCRCGQSKNKPFCDGTHCEINFQDGHKF; this comes from the coding sequence ATGGCTGAAAAAAAGAACCTCAAGGCTAAGATAAAGATAACCAAAAACGGCCCTTATACTGTTTCAGGTTCGGTCCCTTTAGGAAAAGAAATAATAATTTCTGATGAAAGCGGCGTTCCGAAAAGCTGGAAAGCGGGCGAGAAATATCCCGATCAGGAATCTTATGTTCTGTGCCGGTGTGGGCAGTCTAAAAACAAGCCGTTTTGCGACGGGGCCCATCTAAAAAACGGTTTTGACGGTACGGAAACTGCCGATAAAACAAAGTATTCCGAACAGGCTCAAGTAATTGAAGGACGAGATCTTATACTTACCGACGCGCAAGATCTTTGCGCGGTCGGCCGTTTCTGCCATCGCGGGGGCAGTGCATGGGAATTGGCATTGCGTTCAGACAGGCCCGAATCAAAAAAAATGGCGATTGCGGACGCCTGCGATTGCCCCTCCGGGCGGCTGGTTGCCTGGGAAAAAGGATCAAAAAAGCGGATTGAGCCGAATTTCAAAATACAGATCAGTCTTGTTGAAGATCCTTTCCGCAGGCAAAGCGGCCCTCTCTGGGTAAAAGGCGGAATCCCGGTTCAATCAGAGGACGGGACTTTATACGAGATCAGAAACCGCGTTACTTTATGCCGTTGTGGGCAGTCTAAAAACAAGCCGTTTTGCGATGGAACTCACTGCGAGATAAATTTTCAAGACGGCCATAAGTTTTAA